In Aspergillus luchuensis IFO 4308 DNA, chromosome 1, nearly complete sequence, the following are encoded in one genomic region:
- a CDS encoding uncharacterized protein (COG:E;~EggNog:ENOG410Q0GJ;~InterPro:IPR005645,IPR029058;~PFAM:PF03959;~antiSMASH:Cluster_1.17) — protein sequence MRFLCLHGAGTNSKIFEAQTAALRYELGGNHTYEFVEGHIPQPRAPAIERFATTGDEYYAYYIPGSQPSFTTAKAHLQAYVETEGPFDGVIAFSQGASLASALLLGDEHAQALPFRCAILICGRLPMTDERSLCNVMGAGKEGLQKEDEEKVENDDDSSGWDCKERQIRVPTVHIMAANDPIDPGHAKALWTCCNAAVRWECVHELGHEVPGAREHEVLVESVNAIRRMLGAVGSTC from the exons CGGCACTGCGATATGAACTTGGTGGTAATCATACGTACGAATTCGTCGAGGGCCATATTCCGCAGCCTCGAGCCCCAG CAATCGAACGGTTCGCAACAACCGGGGATGAGTACTATGCCTACTACATCCCGGGTAGCCAGCCATCATTTACCACCGCCAAGGCGCATTTGCAGGCCTACGTGGAAACCGAAGGACCGTTTGATGGAGTGATCGCTTTTTCGCAAGGCGCCTCCCTGGCCAGTGCTTTGCTGCTCGGAGACGAGCACGCACAGGCACTGCCCTTCCGCTGCGCCATCTTGATATGTGGTCGTTTGCCAATGACAGACGAGCGTTCCTTATGCAATGTGATGGGGGCGGGAAAGGAAGGCctgcagaaggaagatgaggagaaggtggagaatgatgatgacagtAGTGGTTGGGACTGCAAGGAACGGCAAATCAGAGTTCCGACAGTGCATATCATGGCGGCTAATGACCCAATTGACCCCGGTCATGCTAAGGCCCTTTGGACCTGCTGCAATGCGGCAGTGCGGTGGGAGTGTGTTCATGAACTAGGGCATGAGGTACCTGGGGCTCGAGAACACGAGGTGCTGGTGGAGAGCGTCAACGCTATTCGACGCATGCTAGGCGCAGTGGGAAGCACGTGTTGA